One genomic region from Solwaraspora sp. WMMD792 encodes:
- a CDS encoding Ig-like domain-containing protein, with amino-acid sequence MDPDLPPSPSVPPSPSLPPADPFPPVVALRSPQMNQIFATTGPIPVAVDVTAAAGRRITRVEFRSAGTLLHTDTTAPYTFTWHGAQPTNGTRIAATAHDDAGAHATAEVRGVRVVSPAPPGHAPVLTVAGNQLVTVDQQPRPYQLRGVVRAGAETLCRDGSGIFHGPVDE; translated from the coding sequence ATGGACCCCGACCTGCCGCCGAGCCCGAGCGTCCCGCCGAGCCCGAGCCTCCCGCCGGCCGATCCGTTCCCGCCGGTCGTCGCGCTGCGCAGCCCGCAGATGAACCAGATCTTCGCCACGACCGGCCCCATCCCGGTGGCGGTCGACGTCACCGCCGCCGCCGGACGTCGGATCACCCGGGTCGAGTTCCGCTCCGCCGGCACCCTGCTGCACACCGACACCACCGCCCCGTACACCTTCACCTGGCACGGTGCCCAGCCGACCAACGGGACGCGGATCGCGGCGACCGCCCACGACGACGCCGGCGCCCACGCCACCGCCGAGGTCCGCGGCGTCCGGGTGGTGAGCCCAGCGCCGCCCGGTCACGCCCCGGTGCTGACCGTGGCCGGCAACCAACTGGTCACCGTCGACCAGCAGCCCCGGCCGTACCAGCTGCGCGGAGTGGTCCGCGCCGGCGCCGAAACACTGTGCCGCGACGGCTCCGGAATCTTCCACGGCCCGGTCGACGAGTGA
- a CDS encoding TM2 domain-containing protein, translated as MSQTMAGPATEQKSWLVALLLSFFLGGFGAHRFYVGKIGTGVLMLVTFGGLGLWALIDFIVILIGKFTDKQGQPLAK; from the coding sequence ATGTCGCAGACCATGGCAGGACCGGCCACCGAGCAGAAGTCCTGGCTCGTCGCGCTGCTGCTCAGCTTCTTCCTCGGCGGGTTCGGAGCGCACCGGTTCTACGTTGGCAAGATCGGCACCGGCGTTCTGATGCTGGTCACCTTCGGCGGACTGGGCCTCTGGGCGCTGATCGACTTCATCGTCATCCTGATCGGCAAGTTCACCGACAAGCAGGGCCAGCCGCTGGCCAAGTGA